Proteins encoded within one genomic window of Columba livia isolate bColLiv1 breed racing homer chromosome 1, bColLiv1.pat.W.v2, whole genome shotgun sequence:
- the ZDHHC17 gene encoding palmitoyltransferase ZDHHC17: MAAPLEEYEKEAGCVPILHPEEIKPQSHYNHGYSESLGRKSHIDDYSTWDIVKATQYGIYERCRELVEAGYDVRQPDKENVTLLHWAAINNRIDLVKYYISKGAIVDQLGGDLNSTPLHWATRQGHLSMVVQLMKYGADPSLIDGEGCSCIHLAAQFGHTSIVAYLIAKGQDVDMMDQNGMTPLMWAAYRTHSVDPTRLLLTFNVSVNLGDKYHKNTALHWAVLAGNTTVISLLLEAGANVDAQNIKGESPLDLAKQRKNVWMINHLQEARQAKGYDSPSFLRKLKADKEFRQKVMLGTPFLVIWLVGFIADLDIDSWLIKGLMYGGVWAMVQFLSKSFFDHSMHSALPLGIYLATKFWMYVTWFFWFWNDLNFFFIHLPFLANSVALFYNFGKSWKSDPGIIKATEEQKKKTIVELAETGSLDLSIFCSTCLIRKPVRSKHCGVCNRCIAKFDHHCPWVGNCVGAGNHRYFMGYLFFLLFMICWMIYGCISYWGFHCETSYAKDGFWTYITQIATCSPWMFWMFLNSVFHFMWVAVLLMCQMYQISCLGITTNERMNARRYKHFKVTTTSIESPFNHGCIRNIIDFFEFRCCGLFRPVIVDWTRQYTIEYDQTSGSGYQLV, from the exons GTATGGAATATACGAACGATGTAGAGAGTTGGTGGAAGCAGGTTATGATGTACGACAACCAgacaaagaaaatgtaacaCTTCTCCACTGGGCTGCAATCAACAACAGGATAGATCTGGTGAA ATACTATATATCGAAAGGTGCTATCGTTGATCAGCTTGGAGGAGATTTAAATTCTACCCCACTTCACTGGGCAACAAG ACAGGGTCACTTATCCATGGTTGTGCAGCTGATGAAATATGGGGCAGATCCGTCACTAATTGATGGAGAAGGATGTAGCTGTATTCATTTGGCTGCCCAGTTTGGACATACTTCGATTGTTGCTTACCTGATAGCAAAGGGACAg gaTGTAGATATGATGGATCAAAATGGAATGACACCTTTAATGTGGGCAGCCTACAGAACACATAG tGTGGATCCAACCCGATTACTACTTACATTTAATGTTTCTGTTAATCTTGGAGACAAATATCACAAAAACACAGCGTTGCACTGGGCTGTGCTAGCAGGAAATACGACAGTCATTAGTCTTCTGTTAGAAGCTGGAGCTAATGttgatgctcaaaatataaag GGAGAATCGCCACTTGATTTagcaaaacagaggaaaaacgTTTGGATGATCAATCACCTACAGGAAGCAAGACAGGCAAAGGGATATGACAGCCCATCCTTTTTGAGAAAACTAAAAGCTGATAAG GAATTCCGTCAGAAGGTGATGCTGGGAACTCCTTTCCTAGTAATTTGGCTGGTTGGGTTTATAGCAGACCTAGACATTGATTCTTGGCTCATTAAAGGGCTGATGTATGGTGGCGTTTGGGCTATGGTGCAGTTTCTTTCAAA GTCATTCTTTGATCACTCCATGCACAGTGCTCTGCCTCTTGGAATATACCTGGCAACGAAATTCTGGATGTATGTGACGTGGTTCTTCTGGTTTTGGAATG ATCtcaattttttctttatacatCTTCCGTTCCTTGCTAATAGCGTTGCACTTTTCTACAATTTTGGAAAATCCTGGAAATCTGATCCAGGAATCATCAAAGCCAcggaagaacaaaagaaaaag acaATAGTAGAACTTGCAGAGACAGGAAGTCTGGACCTCAGTATATTCTGCAGCACCTGCTTG ATACGGAAGCCAGTGAGGTCCAAACACTGTGGTGTGTGCAATCGGTGTATAGCGAAGTTCGATCACCACTGCCCGTGGGTGGGAAACTGCGTAG GAGCAGGGAACCATCGCTATTTTATGGGATACCTGTTCTTCCTGCTTTTTATGATCTGCTGGATGATTTATGGATGTATCTCCT actGGGGTTTCCACTGTGAGACGAGTTATGCAAAGGATGGATTTTGGACCTATATTACACAGATTGCTACCTGTTCTCCGTGGATGTTTTGGATGTTTCTAAACAGTGTTTTTCACTTCATGTGGGTGGCTGTGTTACTCATGTGTCAGATGTATCAG ATATCTTGCTTAGGTATCACTACAAATGAGAGAATGAATGCAAGAAGATACAAGCACTTTAAAGTTACGACCACATCTATTGAAAGCCCATTCAA CCATGGATGTATAAGGAACATTATAGACTTCTTTGAATTCAGATGCTGTGGTCTTTTTCGGCCCGTTATCGTGGACTGGACGAGGCAGTATACAATAGAATATGACCAGACTTCAGGATCAGGCTACCAGCTGGTGTAG